In Helicobacter pylori, a single genomic region encodes these proteins:
- the ftsZ gene encoding cell division protein FtsZ gives MVHQSEMENYNIGQADIEEVSDPAYKGAKIVVIGVGGGGSNMIKHLVEYGVHQDVTPIATNTDGQHLKNNPAPVKILLGKESTGGLGAGGVPDIGRKAAEESANEIREAIKDAKLVIVSTGLGGGTGTGATPTIVKIAKEVGALTIAIVTKPFKYEGSQKSKKAEEGLKELEQSSDSILVIPNDKILLTMKKNASTKECYKEVDDVLVRAVSGISTIITKPGDINVDFSDLKSALGFKGFALMGIGEATGEESAKLAVENAIQSPLLDDASIDGAKSIIVFFEHHPDYPMYAYSQACISIQERANQDVDVKFGQHTSESIPIDHVRVTIIATGAERNSGGAGLESIATPSQPVVKQTRKVGNSDFLRIPTEEELSTPTAIRIQQD, from the coding sequence ATGGTTCATCAATCAGAGATGGAAAATTATAATATTGGTCAAGCGGATATTGAAGAAGTAAGCGATCCAGCTTATAAAGGGGCTAAGATTGTCGTCATCGGTGTTGGAGGTGGGGGGTCTAACATGATTAAACACCTGGTTGAATACGGCGTGCATCAAGATGTTACCCCCATTGCAACGAACACTGATGGCCAACATCTCAAAAACAATCCCGCTCCGGTTAAAATCCTTTTAGGCAAAGAGTCTACTGGAGGTTTAGGCGCTGGAGGGGTTCCTGATATTGGTAGGAAAGCCGCTGAAGAAAGCGCTAATGAAATTAGAGAAGCGATTAAGGACGCCAAATTAGTCATTGTCTCTACAGGGCTTGGAGGAGGGACTGGGACTGGAGCCACCCCTACTATCGTTAAAATCGCAAAAGAAGTGGGAGCGCTCACGATTGCTATCGTTACCAAGCCTTTCAAATACGAAGGGTCTCAAAAAAGCAAGAAAGCCGAAGAGGGGTTAAAGGAGTTGGAGCAATCTAGCGATTCTATTTTGGTTATCCCTAATGATAAAATTCTTTTGACCATGAAAAAAAACGCCAGCACCAAAGAATGCTACAAGGAAGTTGATGATGTCTTGGTTAGGGCTGTGAGCGGCATTTCTACGATCATCACTAAACCCGGTGATATTAATGTTGATTTTTCCGATTTAAAAAGCGCTCTTGGTTTTAAAGGCTTTGCGTTAATGGGTATTGGTGAGGCCACTGGCGAAGAATCCGCTAAATTAGCGGTGGAAAATGCGATCCAATCGCCTCTTCTTGATGACGCTTCTATTGATGGGGCTAAGAGCATTATTGTCTTTTTTGAGCACCACCCTGATTACCCTATGTATGCTTATTCTCAAGCTTGCATATCTATTCAAGAACGAGCCAATCAAGATGTTGATGTTAAGTTTGGCCAACACACGAGCGAGAGTATCCCCATTGATCATGTACGCGTTACTATCATTGCAACCGGTGCTGAAAGAAACAGCGGTGGAGCGGGTTTGGAATCTATCGCTACGCCCTCTCAGCCTGTGGTGAAACAAACAAGAAAAGTGGGTAATAGCGATTTTTTAAGAATCCCCACTGAAGAAGAACTATCCACACCCACAGCCATAAGGATCCAGCAAGATTGA
- a CDS encoding DUF1887 family protein, giving the protein MFLAGLKASECFQAPYFYIEEKAQQLSFFKNPSEIEPFVIPAIPIKDVETFFSLHVSSHKIEQNGIVDEKSLGKIQERKNLSNLLYEHRSRIIENYQKINDSYSKDKTMDIDENNLKLLYKDHQVCVNIDGKKIELRYLEDEDDFRKYIIGGWFEEYIYCELLELLDKQVIYDLRLNMILGVENTNAIQGDKRPIYTELDIAFSNGKNLYVVECKSGELKNKGVLTALSTNTQIFGGANAKCILISIDGNLGKGIQEKVKVLNIEFIFEDFKKNIENYINNSRR; this is encoded by the coding sequence ATGTTTCTAGCAGGGCTAAAGGCATCAGAATGTTTTCAAGCGCCTTATTTCTATATTGAAGAAAAGGCTCAACAATTATCATTTTTTAAAAATCCAAGCGAAATTGAACCTTTTGTTATCCCGGCTATCCCCATTAAAGATGTGGAGACTTTTTTCTCTCTGCATGTTTCAAGTCATAAGATAGAACAAAATGGTATTGTAGATGAAAAGAGTTTAGGAAAGATACAAGAGCGTAAAAATTTAAGCAACTTATTGTATGAACATCGTTCAAGAATTATTGAAAATTATCAAAAAATTAATGATAGTTATTCTAAAGATAAAACGATGGATATTGATGAAAATAATCTTAAATTGCTTTACAAAGACCATCAAGTTTGCGTGAATATAGATGGAAAGAAAATAGAGCTCAGATATTTAGAAGATGAAGATGATTTTAGAAAATACATTATAGGGGGTTGGTTTGAAGAATATATTTATTGTGAATTACTGGAGTTGCTAGACAAACAAGTGATCTATGATCTACGCTTGAATATGATTTTGGGCGTTGAAAACACAAACGCCATTCAAGGAGATAAGCGTCCTATTTATACTGAGCTTGACATAGCTTTTAGCAATGGTAAAAATCTCTATGTTGTAGAGTGCAAGAGTGGGGAGTTAAAAAATAAGGGGGTTTTAACCGCTCTATCCACTAACACTCAAATTTTTGGTGGAGCCAATGCGAAATGCATTTTAATATCAATTGATGGTAATTTGGGAAAAGGTATTCAAGAAAAAGTTAAAGTTTTGAACATTGAGTTTATCTTTGAAGATTTTAAAAAAAATATTGAGAATTATATTAATAACTCTAGGCGTTGA
- a CDS encoding protein phosphatase — MRDFKAFGASIRGVYHAYARLPNQDAFLIRKNQKGLLLVLCDGLGSKKDSQIGAKKLCESVEKALNAIDIQGCNLALLNKVIFSIWECLLYPLEVRNALSTLQLVFIGKEKAFIGKVGDGLLAVLGKEHRLLREDKQDLTHFTTPFDRNTLLTWEVLESKKIDALFLCTDGLDESLIDARRLDFVKDIISEFKHKKGIKKVLYALKES, encoded by the coding sequence ATGAGAGATTTTAAGGCGTTTGGGGCTTCTATTAGGGGAGTATATCATGCGTATGCTAGATTGCCTAATCAAGACGCTTTTTTAATCAGAAAAAATCAAAAGGGGTTATTGCTTGTTTTGTGCGATGGTTTAGGGAGTAAAAAAGATTCACAAATTGGGGCTAAAAAATTGTGCGAGAGCGTAGAAAAAGCCTTAAATGCTATTGATATACAAGGTTGCAACTTAGCGTTATTGAATAAAGTTATTTTTAGTATTTGGGAGTGTCTGCTCTATCCTTTGGAAGTTCGCAATGCACTAAGCACTCTGCAACTGGTTTTTATTGGCAAAGAAAAGGCGTTTATAGGTAAAGTGGGTGATGGGTTGTTAGCTGTTTTAGGAAAAGAACATAGATTATTAAGAGAGGATAAGCAAGATTTAACGCATTTCACAACACCTTTTGATCGCAATACGCTTTTAACTTGGGAAGTCTTAGAGAGTAAAAAAATTGATGCGTTATTCTTATGCACGGATGGATTAGATGAAAGCTTAATAGATGCAAGACGCTTGGATTTTGTTAAGGACATAATCAGTGAATTTAAACATAAAAAAGGCATCAAAAAAGTGCTATACGCTCTTAAAGAATCATAA
- a CDS encoding restriction endonuclease, giving the protein MHAQLDEKADETNALRQKNRELNKKIDWQKDYDREKLERDNRDLEQCKEDLLAANEKLKNRIQEWENEKSKLDPRDERIEELKEEKRELEGIRAQKENAEQKYNTLSVHNKQLEAELNMLNERFENLKNMYAGVEDFEKRQKNIKEQIVKTNPKVLGAPSNEVEELAFLERIEKGMQEFNVFYPKRLLYMFHTALKSSSLSPLSVLSGVSGTGKSELPKLYAHFGGLNFLSIAVQPTWDSPESLMGYFNAIENKFDATEFLRFFIQTTLSNNEEPYGLKEAMNIVLLDEMNLAHIELYFAEFLSKLEIKRSKETNISIKLGTGLTWELPLGDNLLFVGTMNEDESTKMLSDKVLDRAFCLNFERPKILKSKQQKSLPSNDGYLKAETFNCWINKKGDQEANLEGKYKKLTERINERLNARSIGHRVWQSMSAYMHNHPLVLHAFDKDKALEFAYEECLVLKIFPKLRGVQTRNNQHLTKIQDLLKDFSVSSDFKQAMENDSKEFVFNSANCLNNAEYEKLLKK; this is encoded by the coding sequence TTGCATGCCCAACTAGATGAAAAGGCAGATGAAACGAACGCTCTGAGACAAAAAAACAGAGAACTGAACAAAAAAATAGATTGGCAAAAAGATTATGACAGGGAAAAATTAGAACGAGATAATAGGGATTTAGAACAATGCAAAGAGGATTTATTAGCCGCTAACGAGAAGCTAAAAAATAGAATCCAAGAATGGGAAAATGAAAAAAGCAAGCTTGATCCAAGAGATGAAAGAATAGAAGAGTTAAAAGAAGAAAAAAGGGAATTAGAGGGAATTCGAGCCCAGAAAGAGAACGCAGAACAAAAATATAACACTCTTTCAGTCCACAATAAGCAATTAGAAGCTGAGTTAAATATGCTTAACGAAAGATTTGAAAACCTGAAAAATATGTATGCTGGGGTAGAGGATTTTGAAAAACGCCAAAAAAATATTAAAGAACAAATTGTAAAAACCAACCCCAAAGTCTTAGGTGCACCTTCAAACGAAGTGGAAGAATTAGCGTTCTTAGAGCGCATAGAAAAAGGCATGCAAGAGTTCAATGTTTTCTATCCTAAGCGTTTATTGTATATGTTCCACACCGCTTTAAAAAGCTCATCTCTATCGCCATTGAGCGTGCTAAGTGGGGTGAGTGGGACAGGAAAATCTGAACTGCCTAAGCTCTATGCGCATTTTGGGGGGCTAAATTTTTTAAGCATTGCTGTGCAGCCTACTTGGGATAGCCCAGAATCGTTGATGGGGTATTTTAATGCGATAGAAAACAAATTTGATGCGACAGAGTTTTTACGCTTTTTTATCCAAACCACTTTGAGCAATAATGAAGAACCATACGGCTTAAAAGAAGCGATGAATATTGTGTTGCTTGATGAAATGAATCTAGCCCACATTGAATTGTATTTTGCAGAATTTTTGAGCAAGCTAGAGATTAAGCGCAGTAAAGAAACTAATATCAGCATTAAACTAGGCACCGGCTTAACTTGGGAATTGCCCTTAGGCGATAATTTATTGTTTGTGGGCACGATGAATGAAGATGAAAGCACCAAAATGTTAAGCGATAAGGTGCTAGACAGGGCGTTTTGTTTGAACTTTGAGAGACCTAAAATATTGAAAAGCAAGCAACAAAAATCTCTTCCTAGTAATGATGGATATTTAAAAGCTGAAACTTTTAATTGTTGGATAAACAAAAAGGGTGATCAAGAAGCTAATCTGGAAGGAAAATATAAAAAACTAACCGAAAGGATCAATGAACGCTTGAACGCTAGAAGCATTGGGCATAGAGTGTGGCAAAGCATGAGCGCTTATATGCATAACCACCCTTTAGTTCTCCATGCTTTTGATAAGGATAAGGCTTTAGAATTCGCTTATGAAGAATGCTTGGTTTTAAAGATTTTCCCCAAACTTAGAGGGGTTCAGACACGCAACAACCAACACTTAACAAAGATTCAAGATCTATTGAAAGACTTTAGCGTGTCTTCGGATTTCAAACAAGCTATGGAAAATGATTCCAAAGAGTTTGTGTTTAACAGCGCTAACTGTTTGAATAATGCCGAATATGAAAAACTTCTCAAAAAGTAG
- the ftsA gene encoding cell division protein FtsA — protein MEHKEIVIGVDIGSRKICAIVAEFKEGILRIIGTAHQDSKEINSKAIKRGRINSLAHASNAIKEVINSAKKMAGLNADEDRNNPISSFRESYYPKTKAIVSFSGAYTESIRDITGVASTKDNVVTIDEINRAINNACAKAGLDNDKHILHALPYRFTLDKQEVNDPLGMSGTRLEVFIHIVYTEKNNIENLEKIMIQSGVEIENIVINSYAASIATLSNDERELGVACVDMGGETCNLTIYSGNSIRYNKYLPVGSHHLTTDLSHMLNTPFPYAEEVKIKYGDLSFEGGEETPSQNVQIPTTGSDGHESHIVPLSEIQTIMRERALETFKIIHRSIQDSGLEEHLGGGVVLTGGMALMKGIKELARTHFTNYPVRLAAPVEKYNIMGMFEDLKDPRFSVVVGLILYKAGGHTNYERDSKGVIRYHESDDYTRTAHQSSPAPHIHSSPTERNLSDLKASSTPLNTAKNDDFLPIKTTEQKGFFKSFLDKISKLF, from the coding sequence ATGGAACATAAAGAAATCGTTATAGGGGTTGATATAGGCTCTAGAAAGATTTGCGCGATAGTGGCTGAATTTAAAGAAGGGATTTTGCGCATCATTGGCACAGCCCATCAAGACTCCAAAGAAATCAATTCAAAAGCCATTAAAAGAGGGCGTATCAATAGCCTTGCTCACGCTTCTAACGCCATTAAAGAAGTGATCAATAGCGCTAAAAAAATGGCGGGTTTGAACGCTGATGAAGACAGGAATAACCCCATTTCCTCCTTTAGGGAATCGTATTACCCTAAAACTAAAGCGATTGTTTCTTTTTCTGGGGCTTATACTGAAAGCATTAGAGATATCACCGGTGTGGCTAGCACTAAAGACAATGTGGTTACTATAGATGAAATCAATCGCGCTATCAATAACGCATGCGCTAAAGCAGGCTTGGATAACGATAAACATATTTTGCATGCTCTCCCCTATCGCTTCACTTTAGACAAACAAGAAGTGAATGACCCCTTAGGGATGAGCGGGACTCGCTTAGAAGTCTTTATCCATATTGTCTATACAGAAAAAAACAACATTGAAAATTTAGAAAAAATCATGATCCAATCTGGAGTAGAGATTGAAAACATCGTGATCAATTCTTATGCAGCCTCGATTGCCACCTTGTCTAATGATGAAAGGGAATTGGGCGTGGCTTGCGTGGATATGGGCGGAGAGACATGCAACCTTACGATTTATAGCGGCAATTCCATACGCTATAACAAATACTTACCCGTAGGCTCTCACCATTTAACCACGGATTTATCGCACATGCTCAACACCCCATTCCCTTACGCTGAAGAAGTTAAGATCAAATACGGGGATCTTTCTTTTGAAGGCGGAGAAGAAACGCCCTCTCAAAATGTCCAAATCCCTACCACCGGCTCTGATGGTCATGAAAGCCATATTGTGCCGCTCAGTGAAATCCAAACTATCATGAGGGAAAGGGCTTTAGAAACTTTTAAAATCATCCACAGGAGCATTCAGGATAGCGGCTTAGAAGAGCATTTGGGCGGGGGCGTTGTGTTAACCGGTGGGATGGCTTTAATGAAAGGGATCAAAGAACTAGCCAGAACCCATTTCACTAATTACCCGGTGCGTTTGGCGGCCCCTGTGGAAAAATACAATATCATGGGCATGTTTGAAGACTTGAAAGATCCTCGCTTTTCAGTCGTGGTTGGCTTGATTTTATACAAAGCAGGGGGGCATACCAATTATGAAAGAGACTCTAAAGGGGTTATCCGCTACCATGAAAGCGATGATTACACAAGAACAGCCCACCAATCAAGCCCTGCCCCCCATATCCATTCATCGCCTACAGAAAGGAATTTGAGCGATTTAAAAGCCTCTAGCACTCCTTTAAACACCGCTAAAAACGATGACTTCTTACCCATAAAAACCACCGAACAAAAAGGTTTTTTTAAAAGTTTCCTTGATAAGATTTCCAAACTCTTTTAA
- a CDS encoding type II restriction endonuclease, with product MLLDFRVFKKQLVPMNPNNQVNYKLTLNLKELKEITNLTKELKRILESD from the coding sequence ATGCTATTGGATTTTAGAGTTTTTAAGAAACAATTAGTGCCAATGAATCCCAATAATCAAGTCAATTATAAGCTTACTCTCAATCTTAAAGAGTTGAAAGAAATTACAAATCTCACTAAAGAGTTAAAGAGAATTTTAGAATCAGATTAA
- a CDS encoding DHH family phosphoesterase: MPKKELLKMSKKRIFKDFLEEVKRHRPIVFYTDNDCDGMLAGSVLMSMCYRLGIKDFFFFSPLRNAHGYGFTDLALNDLLSKPCIFNPKTNQLVSLDCIKNQFQKDPLLFSADLGADLAANTELQEILLERFEQCIITDHHKSFEVDWIDGNKIAYINLNDEKDANYYSGAFTSALVFSQIFQIQTTPLEEELIAITLLSDRIDLDNGDNLDMVLNLAQAKHERIKCFFKDKDFSLAQDDLDGISNLYGFNCINYINALSRLSGAREFKGCYDSYLHYLVLKHFNPINDPHLSVFNVKEFKRYNDIKKKMVKESEENAQIFSCNKILVALLDESCSIKVGVSGLVANNFLKKYPSNRSLCIYRDNKDGYSGSARGGGNFLSQIKTIPLIQAGGHEEAFGLSFAKEDFKKVIKSLQAL, translated from the coding sequence ATGCCTAAAAAAGAGCTATTAAAGATGTCAAAGAAAAGGATTTTTAAAGACTTCTTAGAAGAAGTCAAGCGCCATCGCCCCATTGTTTTCTATACAGATAATGATTGTGATGGCATGTTAGCTGGCAGCGTTTTAATGTCTATGTGTTACAGATTGGGTATTAAAGATTTCTTTTTCTTTAGCCCCTTAAGGAATGCACATGGCTATGGTTTCACTGATTTAGCCCTAAACGATTTATTGTCTAAACCTTGTATCTTTAACCCTAAAACCAACCAATTAGTCAGCCTAGATTGCATTAAAAACCAATTTCAAAAAGACCCCTTATTGTTTAGCGCTGATTTAGGGGCGGATTTGGCCGCTAACACCGAATTACAAGAAATCTTATTAGAGCGTTTTGAACAATGCATCATCACAGACCACCATAAGAGTTTTGAAGTTGATTGGATTGATGGAAATAAAATCGCCTACATTAACCTGAATGATGAAAAAGACGCCAACTATTATAGCGGGGCTTTCACAAGCGCTTTAGTGTTTAGTCAAATCTTTCAAATACAAACCACTCCTTTAGAAGAAGAATTGATCGCTATCACGCTTTTAAGCGATCGCATTGATTTAGATAATGGGGATAATTTGGATATGGTTTTGAATTTAGCGCAAGCTAAACATGAGCGCATTAAATGCTTTTTCAAAGATAAAGACTTTTCTTTAGCCCAAGACGATTTAGATGGAATTTCTAACTTATACGGTTTTAATTGCATCAACTATATCAACGCTTTAAGCCGTTTGAGTGGGGCTAGAGAGTTTAAGGGTTGTTATGATAGCTATTTGCATTATCTGGTTTTAAAACATTTCAACCCCATAAACGATCCGCATTTAAGCGTCTTTAATGTTAAGGAATTCAAAAGATACAACGACATTAAAAAGAAAATGGTGAAAGAAAGCGAAGAAAACGCTCAAATTTTTTCTTGTAACAAAATATTAGTGGCTCTTTTAGATGAAAGCTGTTCTATTAAAGTAGGTGTTAGCGGTTTAGTGGCTAATAACTTTTTAAAAAAATACCCTTCCAATCGCTCCCTTTGTATCTATAGAGACAATAAAGACGGGTATAGCGGTAGCGCTAGAGGTGGTGGGAATTTTTTAAGCCAGATTAAAACCATTCCTTTAATACAAGCTGGCGGGCATGAGGAAGCTTTTGGGTTGAGCTTTGCAAAAGAGGATTTTAAAAAAGTAATCAAAAGCTTACAAGCCTTATAA
- a CDS encoding exonuclease VII large subunit encodes MAKTFSMSAIGHESDFLLSDLVADLRASTPSNAMEILLPSSDEWLQRLDGFNVKLHRSFKILLHQKKAHLEHLADFFREEKLPS; translated from the coding sequence TTGGCTAAAACTTTCAGCATGTCAGCTATTGGGCATGAGAGCGATTTTTTATTGAGCGATTTGGTGGCGGATTTAAGGGCTTCTACGCCTTCAAACGCGATGGAGATTTTACTCCCTAGCAGCGATGAATGGTTGCAAAGACTTGATGGGTTTAATGTGAAATTGCACCGCTCTTTTAAAATTTTGCTCCATCAAAAAAAGGCGCATTTAGAGCATTTAGCGGATTTTTTTAGAGAAGAGAAACTACCCAGTTAA
- a CDS encoding DUF262 domain-containing protein, translated as MAKVKVDVELKKLYAILVDAEYFYQVPDYQRPYVWDKDHLGALIDDLVGSYTNNREDEYFCGSIVIAENPKDKRWDVVDGQQRLTSFIILACTILRLYKHRLGQKSKDFIEGSIYDKYDKEKERLKFLTAQNYNSIFENTVLNNLEFEDNIKKSELNKKFDENTYLRNAYYFRELLNESIKNGSISDMDDFVEWFYEHIVVTRIVCFEQDSAMQIFQVLNDRGQPLSPIDILKSSLMQEIKQDSEKRKDFITTWDKLVESCKSVEGIDIDLEDFFNMYLEYADPSASKKRADKGLKKVFKDSKKDACGFIYEISEFMKAYTALLKKQDRYIYLLRYLPSRYWASILTTALHVKYPDFDALKKLLVSYYYQTWIAGGTITRIKQTSINIIKNVKNNKDIETIQELILDNIESYNTFNQYHYNLWDSYSVYPSKWLRPVLALANYFMTDEEKPHFIAMDAETQVEHILPQKPEKGSQWNADFDKEKREEWVNNIANLTLLKRKKNAKALNGDFDEKRKIYGGKDPSKVISCYDITKELYSNYRKWNEKSLKERYKSLYNTIMPILHIEGQEEEYEEECEDDFDLE; from the coding sequence ATGGCAAAAGTAAAAGTAGATGTGGAGTTAAAAAAACTCTATGCAATTTTAGTGGATGCTGAATATTTTTATCAGGTTCCCGATTACCAACGCCCTTATGTGTGGGATAAGGATCATTTAGGGGCTTTGATTGATGATTTAGTGGGTAGCTATACCAACAACAGAGAAGATGAGTATTTTTGCGGCTCTATTGTGATCGCTGAAAATCCAAAAGATAAAAGATGGGATGTTGTGGATGGCCAGCAGCGGTTAACGAGTTTTATTATTCTGGCTTGCACGATTTTAAGGCTTTATAAACACAGGTTAGGGCAAAAATCTAAAGATTTTATTGAAGGGAGTATTTATGATAAATACGATAAAGAAAAAGAGCGTCTGAAGTTTTTAACCGCTCAAAATTACAACAGCATTTTTGAAAACACGGTGTTAAACAATTTAGAGTTTGAAGACAATATTAAAAAGAGCGAGTTGAATAAGAAATTTGATGAAAACACTTATTTGCGTAACGCTTATTATTTTAGAGAGCTATTGAATGAGAGCATAAAAAATGGTTCAATAAGCGATATGGATGATTTTGTCGAGTGGTTTTATGAACACATTGTTGTGACTAGGATCGTTTGTTTTGAGCAAGACAGCGCGATGCAAATCTTTCAAGTGTTAAACGACAGAGGCCAACCCTTAAGCCCTATTGATATTTTAAAATCCAGTTTGATGCAAGAAATCAAACAAGATAGTGAAAAGCGTAAGGATTTTATAACCACTTGGGACAAATTGGTTGAATCTTGCAAGAGCGTTGAGGGCATAGATATTGATTTAGAAGACTTTTTTAACATGTATTTAGAATACGCTGATCCTAGCGCTTCTAAAAAGAGAGCCGATAAGGGATTAAAAAAGGTGTTCAAAGACAGCAAAAAAGACGCTTGCGGGTTCATCTATGAGATCAGCGAGTTCATGAAAGCCTATACCGCATTGCTAAAAAAACAAGACCGATACATCTATTTATTGAGGTATCTCCCCTCTAGGTATTGGGCCAGCATTCTAACGACCGCCCTTCATGTCAAATACCCTGATTTTGACGCTTTGAAAAAGCTTTTGGTGTCTTATTATTACCAAACTTGGATTGCAGGAGGCACGATCACGCGCATCAAGCAAACGAGCATCAACATTATCAAAAATGTTAAAAACAATAAAGACATTGAAACCATCCAAGAGCTTATACTGGATAACATAGAATCTTATAACACCTTTAACCAATACCACTATAACTTATGGGATAGTTATTCTGTTTATCCTAGCAAATGGTTACGCCCTGTCTTAGCCCTCGCTAATTATTTCATGACAGATGAAGAGAAGCCCCATTTTATCGCTATGGATGCCGAAACCCAAGTGGAGCATATTTTACCCCAAAAGCCCGAAAAGGGCAGTCAGTGGAACGCGGATTTTGACAAAGAAAAAAGAGAAGAATGGGTGAATAATATCGCGAATTTAACCCTTTTAAAGCGTAAAAAGAACGCAAAAGCCTTAAATGGGGATTTTGATGAAAAAAGAAAAATTTATGGCGGCAAAGACCCAAGCAAAGTGATTAGCTGTTATGACATCACTAAAGAATTGTATAGCAATTATAGAAAGTGGAATGAGAAGTCCCTAAAAGAGCGATACAAATCTTTGTATAACACTATCATGCCTATTTTACACATAGAAGGGCAAGAAGAGGAATATGAAGAGGAATGTGAAGATGATTTTGATCTAGAATGA
- a CDS encoding mechanosensitive ion channel family protein, with translation MDEIKTLLVDFFPQAKHFGIILIKAIVVFCIGFYFSFFLRNKTMKLLSKKDEILANFVAQVTFILILIITTIIALSTLGVQTTSIITVLGTVGIAVALALKDYLSSIAGGIILIILHPFKKGDIIEISGLEGKVEALNFFNTSLRLHDGRLAVLPNRSVANSNIINSNNTACRHIEWVCGVGYGSDIELVHKTIKDVIDAMEKIDKNMPTFIGITDFGSSSLNFTIRVWAKIEDGIFNVRSELIERIKNALDANHIEIPFNKLDIAIKNQDSSK, from the coding sequence ATGGATGAAATTAAAACGCTGTTAGTGGATTTTTTCCCGCAGGCAAAGCATTTTGGGATAATCTTAATCAAGGCTATTGTTGTCTTTTGTATAGGTTTTTATTTTTCGTTTTTCTTACGGAACAAAACCATGAAGCTTTTATCCAAAAAGGATGAGATTTTAGCGAATTTTGTCGCGCAGGTTACTTTTATCTTAATCCTTATCATCACCACAATCATTGCACTCAGCACGCTAGGCGTGCAAACCACCTCTATTATCACTGTTTTAGGAACGGTGGGGATTGCGGTGGCGTTGGCTTTAAAAGATTACCTTTCAAGCATTGCTGGAGGGATAATCCTTATCATTTTACACCCTTTCAAAAAAGGAGACATCATTGAAATCTCTGGCCTAGAGGGCAAAGTAGAAGCGCTTAATTTTTTTAATACCTCTTTACGCTTGCATGACGGGCGTTTGGCGGTTTTGCCCAATAGAAGTGTCGCTAATTCTAATATTATCAATAGCAATAACACGGCGTGTCGGCACATTGAATGGGTTTGTGGGGTAGGGTATGGGAGCGATATTGAACTAGTGCATAAGACGATAAAAGATGTTATTGATGCAATGGAAAAAATTGATAAAAACATGCCCACTTTTATTGGAATCACGGATTTTGGATCCAGCTCATTGAATTTCACCATTAGAGTTTGGGCAAAGATTGAAGATGGGATCTTTAATGTGCGCAGCGAACTCATTGAACGCATCAAAAACGCCCTAGACGCTAACCACATTGAAATCCCTTTCAACAAGCTAGATATTGCTATTAAAAATCAAGACTCTTCTAAGTGA